One genomic window of Daphnia pulex isolate KAP4 chromosome 10, ASM2113471v1 includes the following:
- the LOC124206104 gene encoding exosome complex component CSL4-like has translation MLCAHLTNPTREPPSSRRFFLTSKLFWCAKKMTNKESDKCVICTPGQRICLSDNQYIGGAGTYTRQGYITSCLAGVVKVTSQPDKRILIEVRSGKEQTVVPSAGDVVTARVTQINPRWARCAILCVKDIVLAEPFRGQLRKEDVRATEKDRVEMYKCFRPNDIILARVLSLGDAHSYVLSTAENELGVVIAYSEEGTPMVPVGWQEMQCPKTYVKELRKVAKVSPETISNENATGV, from the exons ATGCTGTGTGCACACTTAACGAACCCCACCCGTGAGCCGCCCAGCAGTCGACGTTTTTTTCTAACTTCGAAGTTGTTCTGGTGTGCGAAAAAAATGACGAATAAAGAATCAGACAAATGTGTAATATGCACTCCCg GACAACGCATATGTCTGTCGGATAACCAATATATTGGAGGAGCCGGAACTTACACAAGACAAGGTTATATCACATCATGTTTAGCAGGTGTTGTTAAAGTAACTTCACAACCTGATAAG AGAATCCTGATAGAGGTTAGAAGTGGTAAAGAACAGACAGTTGTTCCATCTGCTGGTGATGTGGTTACAG CCAGAGTAACACAAATAAATCCTCGCTGGGCACGATGTGCCATTTTGTGTGTTAAGGACATTGTATTGGCAGAACCCTTTAGAGGACAGCTGAGGAAAGAAGATGTGCGTGCTACAGAAAAGGACAGGGTTGAAATGTACAAATGTTTTCGTCCCAATGACATTATTTTAGCAAGAGTg CTCTCATTAGGTGATGCACATTCCTATGTTTTGTCAACAGCAGAAAATGAATTGGGTGTTGTTATAGCATACAGTGAAGAAGGTACTCCTATGGTTCCAGTAGGATGGCAAGAAATGCAGTGCCCAAAAACTTATGTTAAAGAATTGAGAAAAGTTGCAAAAGTTTCGccagaaacaatttcaaacgaaaatgCAACAGGCGTCTAG
- the LOC124206103 gene encoding mitoferrin-1-like has protein sequence MAEFDEYESLPTSNSTTHMIAGSMAGVLEHCVMYPIDSVKTRLQSLVSANRSLGSVLVTMMRDEGALRPLRGIGVTVAGAGPAHALYFAAYERLKVDFTSTGSAHHNYLAQGAAASAATVLHDGIMTPAEVVKQRLQMYNSPFRSMTECALKVYKTEGFSAFYRSYGTQLAMNVPFQCVHFIVYEAMQNATNPERTYNPLGHVVSGGVSGALAAALTTPLDVCKTLLNTQEAEVLQRAQKTQISGFVNAAKMVYRLGGVSGFFQGLQARVLFQVPSTAICWSVYEFFKYFLTKNGLNDQREGGGVTYEKSDRVSGGSGTGYPLNSLNDVSSNNAIVGGVSLGAGHVLIKEDLLPTGSAASSALSAARALGAV, from the exons ATGGCTGAATTCGACGAATACGAGTCTTTGCCTACCTCGAATTCCACTACACACATGATTGCTGGTTCCATGGCTGGAGTTTTAGAGCACTGTGTAATGTATCCAATCGACTCTGTCAAG ACCCGTTTACAGAGTCTTGTTAGCGCCAATCGAAGTCTCGGGTCAGTCCTGGTGACTATGATGAGAGATGAAGGGGCATTGAGACCTCTTCGCGGAATTGGAGTCACGGTGGCCGGAGCTGGACCAGCTCACGCCTTGTACTTTGCTGCCTATGAGCGATTGAAAGTTGATTTCACATCGACAGGCTCAGCACATCATAACTACTTGGCTCAGGGAGCAGCTGCCTCCGCTGCCACTGTTCTCCATGATGGAATTATGACGCCAGCGGAAG TGGTGAAGCAGCGATTGCAGATGTACAACAGCCCCTTCCGGTCCATGACAGAGTGTGCCCTAAAAGTCTATAAGACGGAAGGATTTTCCGCCTTTTATCGCTCTTACGGCACGCAACTCGCCATGAATGTGCCGTTCCAGTGTGTTCACTTCATCGTGTACGAGGCAATGCAAAATGCCACCAACCCCGAACGCACCTACAATCCTTTAGGTCACGTCGTCTCGGGTGGAGTTTCAG GAGCCCTTGCAGCTGCCCTTACCACGCCGCTTGACGTCTGCAAAACTCTGTTGAATACTCAG gAGGCTGAAGTTCTGCAGCGAGCGCAGAAGACGCAAATCAGTGGATTTGTTAACGCCGCCAAAATGGTTTACCGACTGGGCGGTGTGAGCGGCTTCTTTCAg GGATTGCAAGCGCGTGTATTGTTTCAAGTTCCCTCGACGGCTATCTGCTGGTCCGTCTACgagtttttcaaatattttttgacaaaGAACGGACTGAACGACCAAAGAGAAGGGGGCGGAGTCACGTATGAAAAATCCGACAGGGTCAGCGGAGGCTCAGGAACTGGCTATCCGCTCAATTCGTTGAACGACGTCTCATCTAACAACGCTATCGTTGGCGGTGTGTCTTTGGGGGCTGGCCACGTCCTCATAAAAGAGGACCTACTTCCAACCGGATCTGCCGCCAGCTCTGCTTTGTCAGCCGCCCGTGCCTTGGGTgctgtttaa
- the LOC124206100 gene encoding mucin-5AC-like, which translates to MSAKTTKPTTNKPIFLTTAKTTKTLSTTTIKPTIKSTTTIKSTKLSTQTTKNLTSTSTKTTKSTTIFQKTAKTTLKIPTTTTKPAITSTKTTKRTTMSSKTTSPTMKSTSRTTKRPITSLKTTKPTTGSTKTTKTTKQTIMSSKSTNPTMKSTSRTTKRPITSLKTTKPATGSTKTTKPTKTLKTTTKPTTMSATTRLTTSTKPTRPTTTTKPTTTSTKTTKPPKTLITTTKPTTMSAKTRLTTMTTTTKPTTTSTTSNNPATMSITTKFSTMSTKSTKSNTLSTITKTTAMPTTTITQPTTVLSTTMEPTTMPPTTKPTTLPPSTSKPTTVSTTINEATAMSTSTTTPTPRTTTTELTTESITTSKLTTVSNTPNKPTTMTATITESTTISTSTIEPTTFSSPASKPNTISSTNTEPTTDLNITSKPTTMLNTHNETMAMSNTTTETTGSKPTAVPATLSTTITEPTAESSTITQLTTVATTITKPMAISTSTLKPVTDTTSTIVNATTTLEAISTTEGLMTTAVESTLTTKEETATTVNPLYTTEETKTTITKETLATDKPTNTTEVINTIETFRTTETTQIDTTEPTLTTTEPSKTTLNEEHHIYRFCRESSTTAASGTIQPFDNKSDQAIQCSFYIYASSDQIIQLSCSVVNVTKASNFAQIGGLLDPIMSPLMENEKYTSSSSYIYISSRLGQTDWIQCNWTMIHNTGTF; encoded by the exons ATGTCAGCAAAAACAACTAAACCAACGACGAATAAACCAATATTCTTGACAACTGCAAAAACCACCAAGACATTGTCAACTACCACTATCAAACCTACTATAAAGTCAACGACAACAATTAAATCGACAAAATTGTCAACACAGACGACCAAAAATTTAACGTCGACCTCGACAAAAACAACTAAATCAACGACAATATTTCAGAAAACTGCTAAAACCACTTTAAAAATtccaactactactaccaaACCCGCTATAACGTCAACCAAAACAACTAAACGAACGACCATGTCATCGAAAACAACTAGTCCCACTATGAAGTCTACATCAAGGACAACTAAACGACCAATAACGTCATTAAAAACCACTAAACCTACAACAGGTTCAACTAAAACCACCAAAACAACTAAACAAACGATTATGTCATCGAAATCTACTAATCCCACTATGAAGTCTACATCAAGGACAACTAAACGACCAATAACGTCATTAAAAACCACTAAACCTGCAACAGGTTCAACTAAAACCACCAAACCAACTAAAAccttaaaaacaacaactaaaccGACGACAATGTCAGCGACAACTAGATTAACTACATCGACAAAACCGACTAGACCTACAACAACGACTAAACCTACAACAACTTCAACTAAAACCACCAAACCCCCTAAAAcattaataacaacaactaaacCGACGACAATGTCAGCGAAAACTAGACTGACTACAATGACAACAACGACGAAACCTACGACAACGTCAACTACATCAAATAATCCCGCCACAATGTCAATTACAACTAAATTCTCAACCATGTCAACTAAATCCACTAAATCAAATACATTATCAACAATAACCAAAACCACGGCAATGCCAACAACTACAATCACTCAACCAACTACAGTCCTATCTACTACAATGGAACCGACAACAATGCCACCGACAACGAAACCCACGACATTGCCACCTTCCACAAGTAAACCCACGACAGTGTCAACTACAATCAATGAAGCTACGGCAATGTCAACTTCTACAACTACGCCGACACCTAGAACTACTACCACTGAGCTAACTACAGAATCAATTACAACAAGTAAACTTACAACAGTATCGAATACACCAAATAAACCCACGACAATGACAGCTACAATCACTGAATCCACGACAATATCGACTTCAACAATTGaaccaacaacattttcaagtcCTGCAAGTAAACCAAACACAATATCATCTACAAACACGGAACCAACTACAGATTTAAATATAACAAGTAAACCTACGACAATGTTAAATACACACAATGAAACTATGGCAATGTCAAATACAACAACTGAAACGACAGGGTCAAAACCAACAGCTGTACCCGCTACATTGTCAACTACAATCACTGAACCAACTGCAGAATCAAGTACAATAACGCAATTAACGACAGTGGCAACTACAATTACTAAGCCCATGGCAATATCGACTTCCACACTGAAACCTGTGACAGATACAACATCTACTATTGTAaacgcaacaacaactttaGAAGCTATTTCAACAACAGAAGGTCTTATGACAACTGCTGTTGAATCAACATTGACCACTAAAGAAGAAACAGCAACCACCGTAAACCCATTATATACCactgaagaaacaaaaacaaccattACAAAGGAAACTCTCGCTACGGACAAACCAACAAATACCACAGAAGTCATAAACACCATTGAAACATTTAGGACTACAGAGACAACGCAAATCGATACCACAGAGCCCACTCTTACTACTACGGAACCATCAAAAACGACATTGAATGAAGAACACCACATATATAGAT TTTGTCGTGAAAgttcaacaacagcagcaagcgGGACCATTCAGCCATTTGATAATAAATCTGATCAGGCGATACAGTGTAGCTTTTACATATACGCATCTTCTGACCAGATAATTCAGCTATCTTGCTCGGTGGTCAACGTCACAAAAGCAAGCAATTTCGCACAA ATTGGAGGTTTACTGGATCCCATCATGAGCCCACtcatggaaaatgaaaaatatactTCCAGTTCCAGTTACATTTACATATCTTCTCGTCTTGGTCAAACCGACTGGATTCAATGTAATTGGACCATGATTCACAACACTGGTACTTTTTAG
- the LOC124206102 gene encoding protein SERAC1-like — protein MRKHRQVKWKNLPKSLAVIFIIGGGTTLAYQIHSLNRRFSSLLSDAAVERERQKAGCYIAIPQTVIETEIHAMTSKLKNVEQMVETLMKGPTHLGLDSNPWHLLRILKSELPSHTQEHSTALKTLATSHYNVGLSQQIAQACDFRVSVKLARTKNVNLNLFLQPPAYIISTSEPIEDVLNHILDKIPTSNQHTCATYFLSIAQKITEKDKDEEFNLRWDPDTARIIHPGNIVQIVELYLQALLELSRSFESSILMVQNGLLVALWRVVHMFNKEAALKALCVNIIVNISLFSQLHHQIFQSGWIGLLAEFFGPQHASLNLAAGKALANMDQNSRKCGVYDRSVYLLHPLYEDKDESKKPCVRQNAKKWSMDVIFVHGLLGGVGWTWRQSELLGMNSDYSECWPRDWLPADIPDLRILGVDYATSLSHWKSRCPDDARRSAINSRADQILLSLKLAGVGGRPIVWVGHSMGGLLLKQLLINASKSTDPELQNIVRNTKALLMLSVPHDGSSVATLNLPARFLLLPSVEVEELRKGSNILDNLNLEFKNLLLKFPIGIVSLVETKATLVQPWGIEFKFVEPNSADLLSAGEVHYLPVDHFEICKPLNRNSFIYQRLIKLILGVRVGSPPKDLVLTLPEHK, from the exons ATGAGGAAACATCGCCaagtgaaatggaaaaatttgcCGAAATCTCTAGCTGTCATTTTTATAATTGG aGGAGGAACTACTCTGGCATACCAAATTCATTCTTTAAACCGCCGGTTTTCATCTTTATTGTCAGATGCCGCAGTTGAGAGAGAACGTCAAAAGGCTGGGTGCTATATTGCTATTCCTCAAACTGTAATTGAAACTGAGATTCATGCTATGACCTCTAaactgaaaaatgttgaacaaaTGGTGGAGACTCTTATGAAGGGACCAACACATCTTGGTCTTGATTCAAATCCCTGGCATCTTCTTCGAATTCTTAAATCAGAACTCCCTTCTCATACTCAAGAACACTCCACTGCTTTAAAAACATTGGCTACTTCACATTATAATG tTGGATTATCCCAGCAAATTGCCCAAGCATGTGATTTCAGGGTTAGTGTCAAACTggcaagaacaaaaaatgttaaccTAAACTTGTTCCTACAACCCCCTGCTTACATAATTTCAACCTCTGAG CCCATAGAAGATGTGTTAAACCACATTCTTGACAAAATTCCTACCTCCAATCAACACACTTGTGCTACATATTTTCTTAGCATTGCTCAAAAAATTactgaaaaagacaaagatgAA GAATTCAATCTTAGATGGGATCCTGATACTGCTAGAATTATACATCCGGGAAACATTGTTCAAATCGTAGAGCTGTACTTACAAGCTTTATTGGAACTGTCTCGTTCATTCGAATCCTCAATTTTAATGGTGCAAAATGGACTTCTTGTCGCGCTCTGGCGAGTCGTGCATATGTTCAACAAGGAAGCAGCGCTCAAAGCATTGTGTGTTAATATAATTGTGAACATCTCTTTATTCTCTCAGCTCCATCATCAGATTTTTCAATCAG gtTGGATTGGCCTTTTAGCAGAATTTTTTGGTCCTCAACATGCTTCTCTAAATTTAGCTGCTGGAAAAGCTCTAGCTAATATGGACCAAAATAGCCGCAAATGTGGAGTATATGATAGATCAGTTTACCTGCTGCATCCGTTGTACGAGGATAAGGATGAAAGCAAGAAACCTTGCGTTAGACAAAAT GCAAAAAAATGGAGCATGGATGTTATTTTCGTTCATGGACTTCTTGGAGGGGTGGGATGGACTTGGCGGCAGAGTGAACTACTCGGCATGAATAGCGACTATAGCGAATGCTGGCCaag gGACTGGTTACCGGCTGACATTCCTGATCTCCGAATTCTAGGTGTCGATTATGCGACTTCTCTGTCACACTGGAAGAGTCGATGTCCGGATGATGCACGTAG GAGTGCAATCAATTCTAGAGCAGACCAAATATTGCTTTCACTTAAGCTAGCTGGAGTGGGAGGTCGACCTATTGTTTGGGTTGGACACTCCATGGGAGGCTTGCTATTGAAACAACTTCTAATTAACG CTTCGAAATCTACTGATCCTGAGCTACAGAATATAGTCAGGAACACAAAAGCATTGTTAATGTTAAGCGTCCCACACGACGGATCAAGTGTAGCAACCTTGAATCTACCTGCGCGTTTCCTTCTGCTTCCTTCTGTAGAAGTAGAAGAATTAAGGAAAG GCTCTAACATACTAGATAATCTGAACTTAGAGTTCAAGAACTTGTTGCTAAAATTCCCAATAGGAATTGTCAGTCTAGTGGAAACCAAAGCAACGCTAGTACAACCATGGGGAATTGAGTTCAAATTTGTGGAACCAAATTCTGCTG ATTTACTTTCCGCTGGTGAAGTTCATTATTTACCTGTtgaccattttgaaatttgtaaacctcTTAATAG aaattcatttaTCTACCAGCGCCTTATTAAGCTGATTCTGGGAGTTCGGGTAGGATCTCCACCAAAAGATCTAGTTCTCACACTACCTGAACATAAATAG